The following is a genomic window from Ignavibacteria bacterium.
GCTAATTCCTTTAATCACTTTTACCGGAATTCTTTTCATCTCATAACCCACCATGCTGACGATAAGATGGTATGAGCCCGGATCAGCGTTCACAATTTCATAACTGCCCTTAAGGTCCGTAACCGTTCCAAATGTTGTATTTTCAAGGAATACCGTGGCATTTGTTAAAGGCTCCTTTGTTTCCAGATCAGTTACTTTTCCTTTTATTGCGCCATGTGCCAATTCCTGAGAGAAAAATGACACGGGCACAATAAAAATAAGGAAGATAGTAAAAAGCATCTTTTGCATCTATATTTCCGGCTGATTTTTTTAGTCTGCTACTTTTTTACTATATGGTCCACAAATCCTCTTAACGCATCGCCCAGTTCAGCAGGGAAGAGGATGACTGTGTTTGACGGCGTGGGCCCCAGGCCGTCCACCGTCTGGAGTGTTCTAAGCTGAATTGCGCCCGGGCTTTCGAGCATAATGCGTGCGGCTTCGGCCAGGTTGGCCGCTGCCAGCTTGTCGCCTTCGGCTTTTGTAATGTTTGCTCTTTTTTCCCTTTCAGCCGAGGCCTGGCGCGACATCATGCGCTTTAAGTCCTCCGGCATTTCAACGTCAAGAAGCCTTACTGAATCGAGGTGGATGCCCCATTCCTTAATTCTTTCTTCCACTACTTTACCTATCTGCTCCTGAATCTGCTCTCTTTCTGTTAGGAGCTCATCTAAGGTAAGCCCGCCAACAACGTCGCGGAGGGAGGCCTGTGCAAACTGGGAGATGGCAAACTGGAAGTCCTGTATTCTGATAACGGCTTTCTCCGCATCCTCCACACGGAAGAAGAGTGCGCCGTCGATCTGTGCCGGAACGTTGTCGCGCGTAATAACCTTCTGGCTTGGAATATTTATGGCAAGCACGCGTACGTCAATAAACCTCACGTATTCAAGAAAGGGAAGAATATACATCATGCCGGGGCCTTTTAAGCCCTGGAACTTACCCAGCCTGAGGACCACGCCGCGCTCCCATTCGGCGGCAACCCTGACGCCCGAGACAACTATTATTATTAGTATTACGCCCAAAATCATTACAGGGACTGATATTTCGGGAGGCAGTCTGAGAATAAGAAATAATATTATGGCCAGAATTACAGATGGAATTAAAAACAGTATAAACCTGAGAGATGAGCCCAAAGAGACGTGGCCCGTTACAGGTTCGGCGTACTTTTTCGTCTGGCGTGATGAAGCCATGTTGAGAATATCGGTTGTATCCATTTTGTGTGACCCCTCTTTATAATTTGAATATATTTTACCAGAAAAATTAAATGAGGAACTGCAAAAGAAAAACCTGTTTGCGTATATGATCAGGTAATTCTCTTACTTAACAACTTATAGCTTTTTAATATAAGTGTAAAGAGGTATTTAAAGTCAGATGAATGTGTAACTTCAGGCCAGGCTGCCTGAAGCTCTTGAAGGTTGAGCCCGGCGCCTGGTCACTAAAGTTTTTCAGAGGGTTTCAAAATCTTTCAGCTTAGAAGTCCACTGGCAGAGCTTCCAGCTCGCGTGCCGTAAAGACGGGACCGTCTATGCAGACGTAAGTTTTCCCGACGTTGCAGCGCCCGCATTTTCCAAGGCCGCACTTCATGCGGTTTTCGAGCGTGGTTACAACCTGTTCGGGCTTAAAGCCGAGTTCAGACAGGTTAGCCAGCACAAATTTTATCATTATTGGGGGTCCGCAGGTAATTGCAACCGTGTTTTCAGGCTCCGGGGCAAGCTCTTTTAATACCGTGGGGACAAATCCTATTTTCCCGTCCCAGTCACTTGTTTCTCCTCCGGGGTCCACGGTTTTTACAAAGTCGACGTCACTTCTTTCTTCCCATTCCTTAAGCTCATCTTTATAGCAGAGGTCGGAAACGCTTCTTGCGCCGTAAAGGATTGTGATCCTGCCGAACTCCTGCCTTAAGTCCAGGCAGTTCCATATAAGTGAGCGCAAAGGTGCAAGGCCTATTCCGCCGCCTACAAAAATGAGGTTTTTTCCTCTCATGTCTTCAATCGGAAAACTGTTCCCGTAAGGGCCGCGGAAGCCAATTACGTCCCCCACGTCCTTATTTTTAAGGGCGTTTGTAACTTTACCCACCACCTTAAAGCTGCATTCAATGTAGCCTTTTCTTGTCGGCGAGGAAGCAATGCAGAAAGTTGATTCGCCGTCACCGAAAGAGGAGTATTCGCCGAACTGTCCGGCCTTAAAGGAAAATTTTTCAGCCTCTTCAGGATCGGTAAAAGAAAGCCTGAAGGTTTTTGTGTCGGGAGTCTCCTGCCTTACTTCATCTATTTTTGCCAGGTAAGGTTTATAAATGTTGTTCATTCAATATGTCTCCTCTTTCAAGCGGTTTCTTCTTTTGTAAGTTCAGAAACAACCTGGTAGATATCCAGATTCACCGGGCAGCTTCTTACGCATCTGCCGCACCCGGTGCAAAGCGTTTTATTAAAACGGTCGCTGTAGTACTTAAACTTGTGCATTACTCTCTGGCGGTATCTTTTTGACTGCACCTCGCGCGGGTTATGGCCCGAGGCGTGAAGCGTAAAGAGCGGGAACTGGCACGCGTCCCAGTTCTTGCGCCTGAGGCCCTGGGAGTACTTTGTCTCATCCACTATGTCAAAGCAGTGGCAGGTAGGGCAGAGGTATGCGCAGCTGCCGCATCCGAGGCAGCGCGAAGAGTACTCGTCCCAAAGCGGGCTTTCAAAATTCTTGTCCAGCCACTCCTTTATTTTTACCGTGTCCAGCGGGCTTCTCATTTTATTTTCCAGGTCCCTGTAAAGAGGAATGTCTTCCACTACTTCAATTACTTCTTCAAAAAGCTCTTTTACAGAGTCAATTACCTTTTGCCCTTTTTCAGAATTTACATATGCTATATAGGTTCCGGCGCTATTTTTTTTGAACAGGATATCGCTTCCCTGGATGCTGTCCGGTTTTAAGCCCACGGAGGTACAGAAGCATGCCTCATCGATTGACTCGCAGGCGAATGTTATTAAAGCTGCATTCCGGCGCCTGGTTAAATAAAACTCGTCTTTATATTCATAGTTAAAAATGTCGTCAGTGATTGTAAATGCCGCAGCGTCGCAGGGGCGGAGGCCCACGATCAGCTTTTCATCTTCTTCGGGATGTGCGTCATGGATCTTCACGTCTTTATTCCTGAAAGAAAACTCCACCACAGCCTCGGTAACGGGGAACATAAATTCCTTTGCCGAACGCACGGTATTGATATATTTCTCCGGAAGTACGGCTTCTTCAGCCTTATCTATTTTACCGAAGAGGAGTGTCCTGCCCGCAAACCTGGGAGCAATAACGTTTTTCCCTTTTTGCAGAAGAGCACCAAGAAACTCCGTGTAGCCGGTTTTAAGCTTATAAATTTTCATCTTATAAATTCCTCGTTGTCTTCCATCTTAAATTCAGTAAGAGGCGGCTTTGCTTCCGGGTCCACGCCTGAGCGGTAGCCGTAAAGGTCAAAAATCTCTTTACTCATTTTCATATTAAGCAGGCTTAAAGGTATATTCTGATGGCAGACCCTGTCGCACTCGCCGCAGCCGATGCATCGCCCGGCAAGGTGGAACGCTCTTATAAGGTGCCATGCCATGTTGCCTACAGGGTGGGCACTCGATTCAATCCAGCGCGGCTGCGTCTTATCCACAATGCACTGCTCGCAATAGCACAGCGGGCACGCCTGGCGGCAGGCGTAGCAGCGGATGCATTTGTCAAATTCCTTCGTCCAGAACTGCCAGCGCTCCTGGGTACTCATGTTTTCAATTTCTTTTACCCTTGCAAAAGGATCTGTAACTTCGGGCTCTTTTTCTTCTATGGCTTCGCCAATTACAGCGTCACTATACTGCGGGTTATGCATCCTGCAGGCGCGGCATTTTCCTGAAAGGCCGTTTCCGTTCCGGACACCCTGGCAGCTCATGCCAATAATAAAAATGTCTTCACGTTTTATCTGGTGCTCCTGAATGAGCGCCGTAACGGTCCTGATGTCACACGGCTTTAAGAACACTGCAACCGGTTTGTCAGACTTAAGGAGCCTGTAGGACTTTGTCAGATACACGGCCAGGTTGTTTACGCAGTATTCATTAAAGATAAACTTTTCGGCATCCAAAGGATTGCGGGCAATCAGGGTCTGAACCCTGCCTTTTAATGTCCCTTCGGCATAGCCTATTACAGCGGAGACCTTTCCCTGTTCTAAAAGCTCACGTGCAAGCTTCTTTGCTTCAGATGATTGTTTTATATCATTTGACATTTTCCACCTGTTCCTTTTCAGATATCACTTCCGGTTCAGACATTTCGTTTTGAAAGGGGAATGAGCCTGCTATGAGCTTTTGATATTCAGTAAAGGGCCCGAGGCTTCGGATCTCATCTGTAACCTCATTTACAACGTCGCGCCACTTGGCGCCTTCGGCTGCAGAGACCCAGCTGAACTGAACCCTGTTGGGGTCGATGCCCACAAATTCCAGGAGCTTGCGGAAGACTGCAAAGCGCCTGCGTGCGTGAAAGTTGCCTGCATTGTAATGGCAGTCGTTCGGGTGGCAGCCGCTAATAAGGACTCCGTCGGCACCGTTTTCAAAAGCCTTAATTACGAGCGAAAAGTCTATCCTTCCTGTACACGGCAGTCTTAAGACCCTGACGTTGGGTTCATATTTAAGGCGGCTCGTGCCGGCCAGGTCGGCTCCCGTGTAAGTGCACCATGTGCAAACAAAAGCCGCTATTTTAGGTTCAAAATTTTCGTTCATTTTTCCTTCCGTTCCAAACGGTCAAATTCAGTTTTATGTTAAACAAACAGAGCGTTTATCTGTGAATACACCTGCTCGTCGGTAAAGCCCATGAGGTCGATTGACTTTGAGCGGCAGATAGATACACACGTGCCGCATCCCTGGCATTTGCCCTCATTTACGTGTGAGACAATTTTAATTACTTCACCTTTGCGGTTTTTAATTTCTTTTCTTTCAATTGCGTTATACGGGCAGGCGGTAATACAAAACTCGCAGCCTGCGCATGTATTTTCATTTACCCTTGCCACATAGGGCTCGCGTTCCAGTTCAAGTGAGCTGAAAAGCCCCAGCACTTTTGAAGCTGCGGCTGAAGCCTGTGCCACGGCTTCCGGAATATCTTTAGGTGCCTGGCAGGCCCCGGCAAGAAATATTCCCGCGCTGTTGGTTTCAACGGGGCGGAGTTTCGGGTGTGCCTCAGAGAGGAAATGGTACTGGTCGTATCCCACGCCGAGCTTCTGTGCCAGGGGCACAATGTCCGGCTGTGCAGCAATGGCAGTAGCAAGGACGACCATATCGGCCTTAATTTCCACCTGTGCGCCGCTTAAGGTGTCGGCGCCTTTAACGATCAGCTTGCCGTCTTCCTGTGAAATTTTAGATACACGGCCTCTTAAATAAACCGCTCCGTCTTCCTCAATTGCGCGGCGTACAAATTCGTCGTAGTTCTTGCCCCCGGCCCGGATATCCATATAGAAGACAAAAGCCTTTCCGTTATGGACTTTGTGCTTATAGAGCATAGTGTGCTTGGCCGTATACATGCAGCAGATCTTTGAGCAGTAGCTGACCCCCTTGGCCGCGTCCCTTGAACCCACGCACTGTATAAAGACTATTGTCTCAGGGGTCTTCCCGTCCGAAGGGCGTTTGAGCTCGCCGTAGGTCGGGCCCGAGGCGCTTACAAGGCGTTCGAACTGGAGTCCCGAAACCACGTCCGGGTACTTGCCGTATCCGTATTCGCCGTAGCCTTTTAAGATATTATCTGTCTTTTTGTCAATTGTGTAAAGGTCGTAACCCGTAGCAACTACAATTGCGCCAATTTCCTCATTTATAAATGAATCGGTCTGGTCGAACCTGACGGCTTTGGGTCCGCAGAGTTTTTCGCAGAGGCCGCACTTTCCGTTTATGAATTTCGTGCAGTGTTCGCGGTCTATAACAGGTTTGTTCGGAACAGCCTGCGGGAAAGGGACGTATATGGCCTTACGCAAGCCGAGCCCCTCGTTAAATTCGCTGGGAATTTTTTTCTGCGGGCACTTTTCCTGGCAGATGCCGCATCCGGTGCACACGCTTTCATCGATGTAGCGCGCTTTTTTACGGATGGTTACGTTGAAGTTGCCTATGTAGCCCGAAACCTTCTCGATTTCGGAATAAGTATAAAGCTTTATATTTTTATGCGTATTTGCGCTTACCATTTTGGGAGTAAGGATGCACTGCGAGCAGTCGAGTGTCGGGAAGGTCTCTGAAAGCTGCGCCATGTGGCCCCCGATGGAAGGGGATTTTTCAACCAGGATTACTTCCTTACCGCCATCTGCAATATCGAGTGCTGCCTGAATGCCTGCAATTCCGCCGCCGATAACTAGCGCTTTTTTTGTCACAGGAATTCTTATCGGTTCAAGGGGCAGGTTGCGTTTTACCTTTTCGACCATTACGCGTATAAGGTCAAGCGCCTTTTCAGTTGCTATAGGCTTATCCTCGTGCACCCAGGAGCAGTGTTCCCTGATGTTTGCAATTTCGCAGAGGAAAGGGTTCATTCCGGCTTCAGTTACGGCACGCCTGAAGGTTTTTTCGTGCATAAGGGGGCTGCAGCTGGCAACAACGACGCCCGAGAGCTTGTGTTCCCTGATGGCATCTTTAATCATATTCTGCCCCGGATCGGAACACATGTACTTATAATCCACCGAATAGACTACATCCCTCAGGAGCGCGGCCTTCTTCGAAACAGCCGGGCAGTCAACAGTCCGGCCTATATTTTCGCCGCAGTGGCAAACAAAAACACCTATGCGGGCCATATTGGAAAACTCCTTTTTAGATACTCTCTCTTTTAGAAATCTCTTTTTAGAAAACTCTTCCTGCTTAAATTTTAGCCAGTTCCTGAGTGCTTACAAAATGGGAATTAAGCCCGAGCTCGGCTGAAGGAATGCCAAGGGCAAGCCCCAGAAGCTGCGTAATGTAAACAACCGGCATCTTAAAATCTGTT
Proteins encoded in this region:
- a CDS encoding slipin family protein, whose amino-acid sequence is MDTTDILNMASSRQTKKYAEPVTGHVSLGSSLRFILFLIPSVILAIILFLILRLPPEISVPVMILGVILIIIVVSGVRVAAEWERGVVLRLGKFQGLKGPGMMYILPFLEYVRFIDVRVLAINIPSQKVITRDNVPAQIDGALFFRVEDAEKAVIRIQDFQFAISQFAQASLRDVVGGLTLDELLTEREQIQEQIGKVVEERIKEWGIHLDSVRLLDVEMPEDLKRMMSRQASAEREKRANITKAEGDKLAAANLAEAARIMLESPGAIQLRTLQTVDGLGPTPSNTVILFPAELGDALRGFVDHIVKK
- a CDS encoding heterodisulfide reductase subunit F produces the protein MNNIYKPYLAKIDEVRQETPDTKTFRLSFTDPEEAEKFSFKAGQFGEYSSFGDGESTFCIASSPTRKGYIECSFKVVGKVTNALKNKDVGDVIGFRGPYGNSFPIEDMRGKNLIFVGGGIGLAPLRSLIWNCLDLRQEFGRITILYGARSVSDLCYKDELKEWEERSDVDFVKTVDPGGETSDWDGKIGFVPTVLKELAPEPENTVAITCGPPIMIKFVLANLSELGFKPEQVVTTLENRMKCGLGKCGRCNVGKTYVCIDGPVFTARELEALPVDF
- a CDS encoding 4Fe-4S binding protein; the protein is MKIYKLKTGYTEFLGALLQKGKNVIAPRFAGRTLLFGKIDKAEEAVLPEKYINTVRSAKEFMFPVTEAVVEFSFRNKDVKIHDAHPEEDEKLIVGLRPCDAAAFTITDDIFNYEYKDEFYLTRRRNAALITFACESIDEACFCTSVGLKPDSIQGSDILFKKNSAGTYIAYVNSEKGQKVIDSVKELFEEVIEVVEDIPLYRDLENKMRSPLDTVKIKEWLDKNFESPLWDEYSSRCLGCGSCAYLCPTCHCFDIVDETKYSQGLRRKNWDACQFPLFTLHASGHNPREVQSKRYRQRVMHKFKYYSDRFNKTLCTGCGRCVRSCPVNLDIYQVVSELTKEETA
- a CDS encoding Fe-S oxidoreductase; amino-acid sequence: MSNDIKQSSEAKKLARELLEQGKVSAVIGYAEGTLKGRVQTLIARNPLDAEKFIFNEYCVNNLAVYLTKSYRLLKSDKPVAVFLKPCDIRTVTALIQEHQIKREDIFIIGMSCQGVRNGNGLSGKCRACRMHNPQYSDAVIGEAIEEKEPEVTDPFARVKEIENMSTQERWQFWTKEFDKCIRCYACRQACPLCYCEQCIVDKTQPRWIESSAHPVGNMAWHLIRAFHLAGRCIGCGECDRVCHQNIPLSLLNMKMSKEIFDLYGYRSGVDPEAKPPLTEFKMEDNEEFIR
- a CDS encoding hydrogenase iron-sulfur subunit — protein: MNENFEPKIAAFVCTWCTYTGADLAGTSRLKYEPNVRVLRLPCTGRIDFSLVIKAFENGADGVLISGCHPNDCHYNAGNFHARRRFAVFRKLLEFVGIDPNRVQFSWVSAAEGAKWRDVVNEVTDEIRSLGPFTEYQKLIAGSFPFQNEMSEPEVISEKEQVENVK
- a CDS encoding CoB--CoM heterodisulfide reductase iron-sulfur subunit A family protein — translated: MARIGVFVCHCGENIGRTVDCPAVSKKAALLRDVVYSVDYKYMCSDPGQNMIKDAIREHKLSGVVVASCSPLMHEKTFRRAVTEAGMNPFLCEIANIREHCSWVHEDKPIATEKALDLIRVMVEKVKRNLPLEPIRIPVTKKALVIGGGIAGIQAALDIADGGKEVILVEKSPSIGGHMAQLSETFPTLDCSQCILTPKMVSANTHKNIKLYTYSEIEKVSGYIGNFNVTIRKKARYIDESVCTGCGICQEKCPQKKIPSEFNEGLGLRKAIYVPFPQAVPNKPVIDREHCTKFINGKCGLCEKLCGPKAVRFDQTDSFINEEIGAIVVATGYDLYTIDKKTDNILKGYGEYGYGKYPDVVSGLQFERLVSASGPTYGELKRPSDGKTPETIVFIQCVGSRDAAKGVSYCSKICCMYTAKHTMLYKHKVHNGKAFVFYMDIRAGGKNYDEFVRRAIEEDGAVYLRGRVSKISQEDGKLIVKGADTLSGAQVEIKADMVVLATAIAAQPDIVPLAQKLGVGYDQYHFLSEAHPKLRPVETNSAGIFLAGACQAPKDIPEAVAQASAAASKVLGLFSSLELEREPYVARVNENTCAGCEFCITACPYNAIERKEIKNRKGEVIKIVSHVNEGKCQGCGTCVSICRSKSIDLMGFTDEQVYSQINALFV